From Anopheles maculipalpis chromosome X, idAnoMacuDA_375_x, whole genome shotgun sequence:
ATAGTCGAGAAGGTACGAGACGGCAATAGAGGATAAGAAAAACATGCGTGAAGAGTGATGGAAGGATAGCGAACAGCGCCGACGAGAATGAGACCGACGATCGAGAAgttgcgagagagagaaagagagagagagcagtgAGAGGATTTGCTTCACTTTTGCTCATCCTATCTCTTCGTGGATTTGTCAAATATTGCGTGTGTCACAATGCTGCTCGGACGTACGCTAGCACCTCAGCCTGTTCACTATAAACCGGGTGCTGGGGGCAATATTACATTCATTTCAGTTCTTTATATTTGGATTTTGGATAGTTACATATTCATTTTGTTGCATAGTGAGCTTTGGAAACTGTAGCGAAAACTACCAACCAATTCGGTTTGCAGTTAATCTCGGTTTCAATCGTCACAACTGTCTGAATTTGAATCGTtctaatcgatcgatcggtcgcGGAAGCAACTTACCTCTAAGCAATACCATTTTCGTAGCGTACGAAACAACTTTTTACAGAATTGCAGAACaacatttgaattatttcagATGGAATGGTAAACCATTCCCTTTTATTCGTAAAGCTACCAAATGATATTGTAATCGCATCAGATGAGGTTGTACACTGCCTTGTAGCGCGCACGAGCATGTGCGTAGTTTACGCACGTGGGCAGCGCTACCCGGTGCGACAATGGTCTTCATACGGTATAGGACAGGGCCTCAAAacccaaaaccccaaaaccccGGACCGTttccctgtagtgaggactgacaatACAACTATGTGGAATCACAAATTATAGTAACcaattcgatggctggcgtgacctattaagaaagtcgttaagccaagaaaatgtAAGGAAGTGGACCTTAAAATTCGtaaatttctttatttctttttctttagaaaaaaatatttttaactttttcgagcaaaaagagaattttaaaacagattttattgttgtttttttgccatttacaCCCCTTACATCTACGACCGCTTAGCCGGGTAGggcatacattttgtatgggaatTAGGAATTTTTCAGAGGAAATTAAATAcatcatatttttcatattttattaaatgtatacaaaatctttcttttttatgaccCATTCCTTAGTAACCTACCATTGAACGgtcatttttttgtaaagggAGCCAGTTTTAGATTTGATTCAATTAACTATCGGCATACTGATACGGACAAACACATATTTTATCAATCTTCACATACGTGCGCTTGAGTAAtggttttgattatttattacatGTGAGAGAATCATttcgaacaacaaaaactgtttGTAAAAAATGTAGCTAATGAAGCTACATAGTTattgaacaaatttttttttagtatgacggctgtACAACCTTGAGTAATAGTTACCTTTTTTGTCAAACCAAACTCAAACTAGTTTAATGATGTAACTTTAACTAAACTATTTGCTCTCGAGATCTCTAACTATCTCGAAACTATCTCGAGACAAAGATAAGCCCAGCTAGTGGTTTAATAATACGTAAATTGTTGTAATGTTGCTGTAGATCTAAGGTGTTTACCACCTtgtaagcgaaaaaaatagaagaaaaaatttaaaaattctcaactaaattttatttgctcgaCAACAGCCTCATATTTCttgaaatttgaatagaaATATAACGAGCAGCACAAATTTTTCTGATCCGAAAATCACAAATCTCTCGTGATCCATGGCCTATACAAATTCAACTCAGCACAGATACATGTGCCACCGTACAAGCCTACAGCACCATGAGTAAAACCAAACATGTAATTGCTTCATGCTACACTGCTCTCACAAATTATGCACGAAAGAGAGGAAGAgctaaaaagagagagagcaggAGATCATGTGTCTGTtggtgagagagaaagaaagagaaaaagcgaCTATAGCGTTTCTACGGTTCGGTTGAGTGGAGTCACCGCACGTTGCATCTGCACACAATACACCGCCACCCCGCTGTCTACGGTCCCACATGCCCATTGCTTCGAATGGCGTccgattgttgtgtgtgtCCATCGCGAAATCTCCATCTTTGAAACGTTTTTGCCCTCAATACTTGGCCATCTCGTGCACGGCTCATAACGCCCACGCACACGCATTGCGCGTTTGTGAATTGAGGGCTCGGCgttgggttttatttatttcgccCTTTTTTGTCCCCTGACTGGACTGGACCCTCGGAACGTGCGCGGCCATAACACACCACAATCCGCGTGAGAGCGTGACGTTCGCTTCGATTGCAGATGGCTTCCGTCGGCAGCGGCAACACACCCTAGGGATAGGTTAGTAGCCCCCTATAATATGGGCAGTGAGCATAAGGCTCAGCCTCACaccgtcaccaccaccatcaccaccaccatcaccaccaccaacatcacTACCACCATACACACGatcaaactgctgctgctggcatcATCCTCAACCGACGTTCTTCCTTGACGCTGCCGCTGGAAGGAACCCGAACTGGTAAGCGTCTTCTATCAAAACGTGCACACGCCACCCGAAGATATCGTGTGGAGATTCACAATCTAGCTGTAACCAAAACACTGGAAGGTAAACATAATGCTTGCTCGAGTACTATTTTCGTATTTGTTTGTATGCGGTATGTATATTTTGAAATGAAAGCTCATTGTTTCTGACCCTTCGTAGGTTGGTCGTACCATCTAAATGTTACACTCCTCACCGGCAGCTTGGTTGTGAGCGTCAGACGAAAGAATTACCATTGTTTTTCAACGATCGAACATACAAAGACAGTTCGTTGCGCGAACCGGCCTCTCTGGAACGGCGGcaggcacaaaaacacacacacccccttCAAcctcccccccttccccctaaCAAAAACGCGACCACGGCAACAACGGCGGCGCTGACGAGGCGGATGGTGGGCGTGGTGGTGAAGGAGAAGggtagcagcggcagcagcagcaccggctCGACCATGTCGCGCAGTGTACGGGCGGAAACCCGGGCCAGCAAGAAGGATGACGTGAAGAAGCTGATGCTGTCGATGGACCGAGTCCGGCACTGGGAAAAGAAGTGGGTCACCATCGGCGAAACGTCCATGAAGATCTACAAATGGGTACCGATTTCGACCAACGACAAGAAGAAGCCGGGCCCGGGTAGCGGATCGGGCGGCGGTACGGCCGGATCGGGTGGCACGACGGGtaccaacgccaccaccaacaccaccggcAGCGGCAAAACATCCGGCACGGATGGACAAACGAATGGGCAGGCTGGTGGGGCACCGGTTGGTGGTGGACAGGTGAACGGTGGCGGTAACAGTACGGGCGCGGTGACCGCGAACGGTAACAGCAATAGTAGtgaaaacaaggaaaacaacagcagaaaGCAGTTGCCACCGCCACCCGCCGGTACGGACTCCAACTCCAACTCCAACTTTGGTCTCGCGGAAGACTCCAACACCTGTAAGTAGCGTAACAGTTGCCCTCGCATGCCAGATTCGTGTTGTGTGTACTGACTAAGAGCGAGTGAGTGATATCAATCATTCATATCCTATCAAACTCACTTCATTCAAAGCACTATGGATAATCTGCTCAGGGCAAGTAATGAATGGACCAGTTTTGGttcctttttattatttttttaacgacACTTTCTAAACAAGCCGGCTTGCCTCAAAACCACGCTTTGATAAACATGTACTACTTGATCACCCGAGTGTCGATCGCCGTCTGTCCTTCGTATCCTCGACACAAACACCCATCAAGGACGAACAGCTCTAGTCCTCTCTTTTtccccttctctctctctatatatatctctctctatttcgTTGATAGCTCTCGCTCTCGTCCACGACGTCGTTTCTTCCGTCCCTGATTtgtcgatgatgatgtagtcCATGACTTCATTTTACTTATTCTTTTAAATATGTGTTCATTAATCTTCATCTACTTCTTCATTTTGCGACCATAATatataattaaacaaatttttgaagtAGTTTTTGCAATACGTGCGTGAAATGAAATATGTCCATGTTCATATGGATGATTgaattaaagcaaaaagatttttttcacatttttaattaattaaatagtaGATTATGCACGTAATAACTCtgttattcaattttaattttttgttcaattcgaAATCCGTTTATTTATACTGAATAGGCATAGTTTTGGTTTAATAAGAAGGAAGTGGAGAATACGATCAAAAGCAGGGTTAAAGACTGTATAGACTGCATCCACTTGCGAAACCGATTCTAAATGAGAGCAAATGTAGTAGGTGAAACACATGAGATGCAAAACATCGGTGGAATGACAAACGAGAGCTAC
This genomic window contains:
- the LOC126560392 gene encoding B-cell CLL/lymphoma 7 protein family member A, which produces MVGVVVKEKGSSGSSSTGSTMSRSVRAETRASKKDDVKKLMLSMDRVRHWEKKWVTIGETSMKIYKWVPISTNDKKKPGPGSGSGGGTAGSGGTTGTNATTNTTGSGKTSGTDGQTNGQAGGAPVGGGQVNGGGNSTGAVTANGNSNSSENKENNSRKQLPPPPAGTDSNSNSNFGLAEDSNTCFSIVSDSQGATDFVSNMFSEDSNSQGSDSAQPKRMKTE